The genomic region TGCGCGGATGAGCGCCTCATCGCGCGATGCGATCACTCCGCCGGCCGCATCCCAAAGCTGAAGCTGCGGGCCGCATGCCGGGCACGCATTCGGCTCGGCATGGAACCGGCGATTCATCGGATCGTCGTATTCCGCGCGGCAATCATTGCACATGGCAAACCGCCGCATGGTGGTCTTCGCCCGGTCATACGGCAATTGCTCAATGATCGAAAAGCGCGGCCCGCAATGCGTGCAGTTAATGAACGGATAGCGAAACCGGCGATTGGACGGATCACAACATTCGACGAGGCACGCCTCGCACGTCGCCAGATCCGGCAGCACGACCGCTGTCGGTGCGCCTTGGTCATCGCTTGGCCGAATAACAAACTGCGCCCCGCCCTCTGCGCCAATGGATTGCGCCTCGATGGTCTCAATCGCCGCCGGGGCTGGCAGCTCAGCGCCTAGCCGCTGTTGAAATGTTTCCAACTGCTCAGGCGAGCCTTCAATTTCAAGCGATATGCCGTGGCGGGTATTGACGACCCATCCGGAGAGCCGCAACTGCGTCGCTAACGTGTAGACAAACGGACGGAATCCCACCCCCTGCACCGCACCGGTAATGGTCAGTCGCCGGCGCTGGAGCCCCACGTGCTTGCCCGTGGGGCGGAACCGCTCCGAAGCCTCCGGCGAAGGAGGGTGAATCGCAGGCTGTGTCAACGTGGTTGAAGTCATGAGCCTACCTCCGAAGAAGCCTGCGCGCCAGTTCGTGGACTTCCTCATTGGCGAGTGCTTTCAGGCGCTTGCTGACCGTTCTGTAGAAATACGTTTTCTCCGTATTGGTCATCTCTGCGCCCTCCGCTCGCTTTCGTAACAACTCTTTTTGACGAGGCGTGAAGAGCTCGGAGAGCAAGAGTTCAAATTCCAAGGCATGCGTCTTCTCCCTGTCCTCCACTCCCTCCCGCGCGTTAACATAATACGTCCGGAAGGTATTTTTCAGTCGTTCCGTGGACAGCTCAAAACCGTTCATGGCCAGCGGCTCTGATTTCAGGAAGTGTGATTCGACATTCCGAAGGGTGTCCTCTCCATTCTTGCACTTGAAGAGCAGCGTCCGCGCACGCTCTTGCAAACTCTTCTCCAGGCCAAACAACCGAAAGAGGACGTAACTGAGCGCTAATAAACGGGCGAGACGCTGTGACCTCATCACCCCCAGCGCTTTCTCTGGGTTCCAATTGGGTGACTCCCATCGCAGATTCGTCTTTTCACGCAGGGCGTTCAGGAGAACGACTGCGAAGCCCTCTACGATGCGGCTTTCCCGCTGTCGCAACAGGCGTTCGAGCACCGTTTCAGGATCGCTGCGACGCACGGGCCTCATGAGGGGGTAACCATACGCAGCCAATTGTTCTACGAGCGCGTGTGTATCATGCGGCGTCATTTCGAAACACCCCTCGCCTTGGTCAGGAAGTGCTTGAGATTCTTGATGACACGCTCCTCGCTGACCTCATAGCGTGCGGTTTCTCGATATCGTTCCTCGAGCGCTCGAAGACTGACAGCTTCGTGCTCGAGCAATGTAAGACACGGGCATGTATATTTTTTGGCACTCATCTGTTCGCTCGACGTGCAATGACCTCCAGATGTTGCTGTGGTGTCTGGTAGTCCAGCGATTCATGGATACGCTCAGTTTTTGGAAAATCCTGGACGGTGCTCATGTTACAGATAGCTCAGGCGGAGTCAGGAGTTTCAAGGCGGCGGTCACTACTTTTCTCCGCCAGAGCCGAGAAGCGTGCCCTGCGCGAGCGGGGCTTCGAGAAACTGCTGCACGCTCAACGCTGAGCCGCCGACCGTGATGGTCTTGGCGACGGGGTAGCGCTTGATGAACGCCGTCAGGCCTGGGTGCGCCATCCGTCGCGATCCGCTTTTGACCTCAATCGCCGTCACACCAGCACCCTTGCGCGCCACGAAATCCACCTCCTCGTTCCCTTCCCGCCAATAAAACACCTCGACCCCTTCGCTCGCACCGCGATTGACCAGATGCGCGCCGACCGTCACTTCGACCAACCGTCCCCATCGCTGCGGATCCGCCCGCCACTCTGCAAAGGATTGGTTGCTCAGGGCGGTCATCAATCCCGTGCTCAGCGGCAGCCATTTCGGGCTTGAGCCTCGTCGGCGGACAGCAGACCCCGACCACTTGGGCAGACCGCGCAGCAGGAACGCCGATTCCAACAGGCGCTGATACGACGCCAATGTTTCGGTATGCCCGGCATCAGCCAATTGGCCCAGGATTTTTTGATACGACAGGACTTGCCCGCCGTACTCGCAGGCGAGCACGAAGAGCTGGCGCAGCAGGGCAGGTTTGTCGACGCGGTTGAGCAGCAGGATGTCTTTCGAGATGGCGGTCTCGATCAGCGAATCCTGCACATACTGGCGCCACCGCAGCTCATCAGCGATCAGCGCGGCAGCGCCCGGGTAGCCGCCGAAGTACACGTACTGATCCAGGGACCAGCCGAAGGCGTCACGGCATTCGGTCCAGGACCACTGAGGGCACCGGATGACCTCGAAGCGTCCGGCCAGACTTTCCTCCAACCCGCGCTGGACCAACAACGACGAGGAGCCAAGAATCACGACGTGTAATTGACGCTTCAGACGCGCATCTTCATCCCAGAGCCGCTTGACCTCGATCGACCAGTGGGATACGCGCTGCACCTCATCGAGCACCAAGACCGCCGGGGCTCCGGCGTGGCATTGCATCCGCGCGCGGTCCCACTGTTGCGCAATCCATTCAGTCGCGGGCGGAGCCGGCAGATCGGCGGCGGCATAATGCGACGGCATCGTAAGCTCACTGAGCACCTGCTGGATGGCAGTCGTCTTGCCCACCTGGCGCGGCCCGGTGATCACCTGCACAAAACGCCGCGGTTCACCCAACCGATGGCTGATGATCTTTGTAATATCTCGTTTATACATAGATAGTTAGCTCTATGAGTAATTTTACTCAATTGTGTGAGAAATATCAAGCTGCTACAGGACTTCGCGCGCGATCGATGTGACGACGCGGTCAATGGCCTGGGTAACCGATGGGCTGATGGTCGTACCGGCGTCGAACCGTTCGCCTTCGATGCCGTAGACAATCAGCTCGGCCGGCAGCCGGCCCATCGCCCGCGCCAGCTCCACCGCCTCAGCCACTCCAATGGCATGTGTCGACGAGGACCCGAAGACCTGAACCGGCAGCGGCTGATCATGCGCGGTAAAGCGATGCACGGTGCCGGCGGCCGAGCCTGATCGCACCGCGTCAATCAGAATGACGCGCGCTGTCTTGGGCCACTGCGCCATGAGGCTGATCCCTTCGCCGCCGGCTTCCTGAATGATGGCCGCTTTCCCCACCAGCGGCTGCAGCCGCCGCGCAGCCAGCAGACCTGCGGCGTCATCGCCGGCATACGCGTTGCCGATCCCAATAATGACCGTGTGTTTAGCGTTCAACGGTGAGTTTCAGGAAATGGGTCGCGCAGGAAATGCACGGATCATAGTTGCGGATCGCCTGCTCGCACTGCCACTGCAGCTGATCGTCGGGAAGGTCAATGCGCGGGGGGATGAATGTTCGCAAATCTTCTTCAATCATGCGCTGATTCTGCGAGGTGGGCGGCACGATCTTCGCCTCCACGATGTGCCCCTCGGCATCCAATTGATACCGATGGTACAGGATGCCGCGCGGAGCTTCGCTGCAGCCGAATCCTGTCGCTGCGCGGGGTTCAACCGGCACGAATGGCTTCGGCGGCGGCTCATACGCATCGATGATCCGCAGCGCTTCATCGCAGGCATACAGGACTTCCACCGCCCGGACGATGATGCTTTGAAATGGATTATTGCATGTCAGACCAAGCCCAGCACTCCGCGCCGCCTCCTGGGCGATCGGGGACAGCTTATCAAAGTTGAGACTGTAGCGGGCCATCGGACCCACATGATACGACCCCCGGGCTTGTAATTTCGCATGCAGCGCATTCGAGTGCGGTACCTGCTCTTCGACGACATGCTGCTCAAAGTCGCTGACAGCAATATCCAGTCCTTTGTTCGAGACGAGGCGGCCCTCGTTGAACGGATACTCATCGGGATGCCTCAGGGCGACGTATTCATACGGCTGGGAAAATTCTGGAAACGAAAGCTTCGCGACCCATGCCACCGTCTCGCGGGCGGCATCGCGAGCCCATTTCAGCTCCTCGGCCAGCGGGCCGAGCTCCGCTTGTGTCGGCACCCGGTAAAATCCTCCGACGCGAACGTTGATGGGATGGATTTCCCGGCCGCCGATGAGCGACATGATCGCGTTACCGGCCTTTTTCAAACGGAGGGCTCGCTCCACGATCTGCGGATGCGCCTTCGCCATCTGAATGGCATCCTCGCACCCTAGAAAATCCGGGGCGTGCAAAAAAAAGATGTGCAGCGCGTGGCTTTCGATCCACTCGCCGCAGTAGATCAGCCGCCGGAGCGCTCGCAATTGTCCATCCACCGTCACCCCGCAGGCATCCTCCATCGCATGCGTAGCACTCATCTGATACGCGATCGGACAAATGCCGCAGATGCGCGCGGTGATGTCCGGGGCCTCGGTAAAATCCCGGCCGCGCAGAAACGCCTCAAAGAACCGCGGCGGCTCATAGATCTTCAATTGCACGTCGGTGACCGCGCGGTCTTTGATTTTGATCAGCAAAGCCCCTTCGCCCTCGACCCTGGCTAAGGCCCCCACCGAAATTGTCTTATGCATGGGCGCTTTCGGTTCGAAACGGCTCGGCGTTGGCGTTAAAGGTCCGATACAGGCGCTGCCGTTGCTCCTCGCTCACACCGAGCACCGTCAACTGGCGGCTGAGCGAGGCGGTGTTCGCGGCCTCTTTCGGTCCGAAGCATCCGTAGCAGCCGCGATGGTACGCGGGACAGATCGCCCCGCAGCCGGCATGCGTCACCGGCCCAAGGCACGGAATGCCCTGGGCCACCATCACGCAGACGGTGCCGCGCCGCTTGCATTCGATGCACACGCTGGCCGACGACACATTTGGTTTGCGCCCTTTCAAGAATGCGCTGAGCACTTCCACGAGCTGCTGCTTGTTGATCGGGCAGCCGCGCAGCTCAAAGTCCACCTTCACATGTTCGGCGATCGCCGTCGATGTCGCCAGCGTTTCGATGTATTCCGGCTTGGCATAGACGACCGAGAGAAACTCGCGCACGTGGCCGAAGTTGCGCAGCGCTTGGATCCCGCCGGCGGTGGCACACGCCCCGATCGTCACCAGGAATTTGGACGCCTTGCGCACCTGCGTGATGCGCTGGGCGTCATGCGGAGTCGTAATCGAGCCTTCCACCAAGGACAGGTCATACGGCCCTTTGACCACCGCGCGCGAGGCTTCAAGAAAATTGGCGATCTCGACTTTTCCAGCGATGGCGAGCAGCTCATCTTCGCAATCGAGCAGGCTGAGCTGGCAGCCGTCGCATGAGGCGAATTTCCAGACGGCCAGTTTCGGCCGTTTCGGCGTACGCGCGCGCATATTAAATTTCCCGCCATTCAATCCACGAATGCAACGCCGAATACGGCAGCACCGGGCCGTTTTTGCAGATGAACATCGGGCCGAATTGGCAATGGCCGCACGTGCCGATGGCGCATTTCATGTTCCGCTCCATCGAGGCGAAGATGCGATCAACCGTCGCTCCCCGCTTGATCAGTTCGCGGGCGGAGAAACGCATCATGACTTCCGGCCCGCACATCATCGCCATGGTGTTGGACGGGTCGAACGTGGCGCGATGGAACAGCGCGGTCACCACGCCCACATGCCCGCGCCACTCGGCCGTGGCCCGATCCACGGTGACATGCACCTCCAGATCGAATCGCCCGCGCCACCGTTCCAGCTCTTTGCGGAAGAGCATGTCCTCGGGGCTGCGCGTGCCGTAGAGCAGCGCAATGCGCCCATAGCGATCGCGATGGGCCATCAGCTCCAGCACCGCCGGCCGCAGCGGGGCCAGCCCGATGCCGCCGGCGACGATCACGACATCATGGCCTTCGGCTTCGCGCAGCGGCCACGCGCTGCCGAAGGGCCCGCGCACGCCGACCGCGGCCCCTCGCTTTAACCCGCACAACGCCTTCGTCACCGCCCCCACGACCCGGGTCGTATGGATGAAATGCTGCGGCTGCCGAGGGCTGCCGCTGATCGAAATCGGGATCTCCCCCACGCCGAAGACGTACACCATGTTGAACTGCCCCGGCGAAAACGCGCAGGAAGCGGCGCCATCAGACGGCCCCGGCCCGACCCGTGCCGCCCGCCCCGACACGTGGCGGGCCGGGGGGACGGGCTGCAACGCCAGTGTTGAGGTATCAGCGGTTTCCCGGCGTACCGACTGGACCTTGAACACGCGCGGCACCATCGGATCCTCGCGCGTTGCGATCGTGGGATTAGGCGCTACTTGTGTAGACATCCAAGAGTTGCAACCTCGTGGCTTGCAAACGCTGGCCAAGGAGCTGGGTGAAGCGTTTCATCAACTCAAAGCCGAGTTTGGGATCGTGCTCGCATTTGCCGCGCAGACAGGTGGCGTCGAAGGCCAGCGCTCGCGTCAACTCAACTGCCCGGGCGTCAAACTGCTTGGTGTGCGGCGGGACGATCCACGACCAGCCAAGGACATCACCATCATCCAACGTTTCGATGGTAATCGCGACGCGGCCAGGCACGGCGATCTCAAGCGCAACCTTCCCTTGGCGAATCGCGAAGAATCGATTCGCTTGATCGCCTTCGCGAAACAGGTATTGTCCCGGCTGAAACACGACGTTCGACGCGCAGCCGGCCAGCAAATGCAGATACGCCTGGTCCAACTCTTTGAAAAACGGATGTGCGGCGAGAAAGGCGTCAAGCGGTTGTTCCTGCATGGCCGGTGTCCTCCTGTGAATTGGCGCGAAGCGCTTTGACTTCTTCGGTCAGGTCGATGCCCACCGGGCACCAGGTGATGCACCGGCCGCAGCCGACACAGCCTGACGTGCCGAACTGATCGATCCACGTCGCGAGCTTATGCGTCAGCCATTGGCGGTAGCGGGAGCGGATCGATGAGCGCACGCTGCCGCCGTGGAGATAGGAAAAATCCGCGGTGAAGCACGAATCCCACTTGCGCACGCGCTCGGCCTGCTTGCCGGAGAGATCCGAGACATCCTCCACCGTCGTGCAAAAGCAGGTCGGGCAGACCATCGTGCAGTTCGCGCAAGCCAGGCAGCGCGAGGCGACATCATCCCATCGCGGGTGCTCATAATTTTTATAGAAGAGCTCTTTCATGCCGGTGGTATCCATCTGCCGCCCCATCTGCTTGGCGGCCTGCTCAGAGCCGCGCTGAGCCTGGGCCAGGTCCTCGGCGCTGGCGGCTGGGAGGGCGAGCTCGCGCACCAACTCTTCTCCGCGCGGACTGCCGACCTCGAGTACAAAATAGTGCTGGTCTGTGGTGAGAATTTCCGTCAGGGCGAGATCAAAGCCTGTGGTGGCTTTGGGGCCGGTCTTCATTGAGACGCAAAAACACGTCCCGCCGGCCTGGGTGCAGTTGACGGCGATGATGAAGAGCTGCTCGCGGCGCGCGGCATAGACCGGATCGACCGCCGGCCCTTGGAGAAACACCCGATCCTGCACCGCAATGGCTGCGATTTCGCAGGCGCGCACGCCGAGGAGCGCTTGGCGCGGAGCCTCCGGGGGTTCAGGAATCACGCGAAAGCCGTCAGGCTCGCTCACTGCGCTCCAGAGCCGATGGACCGGCGGCAGCAAAAATTTCTTCCAGCTCTGCGGCCCGACGACAAAACCGAACACCGCCTGGTCATGGCGGCGTTTGAGGCGATACGTCCCGGCCTCCTGCTCTTCGGTCCAGCCGATGGGCAGCTCATCCACCGAGGAGAGCCGGTCATAGACGATGGCGCTCTCGCGCACGGTGGGGCCGATAATCTGGTAGCCGCGGCGCGTTAAGGCATCGAATAATCGCGGCAGGTCGGTCCGACTGAGGGCTGCCGTAGCGGGTTGAGAAGGCATGGGGGTTCGCCTGTTCGCGCTCGACTCACCTCAGCTGCCGAACGTAAAATCCGCGGTAGACGACTGGCCGGCCTGCACCGTGATCGGTGCCTGCCGAGTGCCGAGCTTCTCGTGCCAGGCTTCGAGCGTGTAGGTGCCTGGCGGCAGATCCTTGATGGTGAATGCGCCGTCATCGCCGGTGACGGCGAAGAACGGATGGGCAAGCACGTGCAGGTAGGCGACCATCCAATAGTGCACGTCGCATTTCAGCGGAATGCCGATTTCTTGCTGCTGCATCACCTTCGTGGTCTTCATGCCCTTCGTCGGCTGGGCGATGTTGAACCGCTGGCCGAGCTTGGATTGCGCGCGCACGTTGTGCAGCACATCGTCGTTGTTGATCACTTCGATCGGCTGGCCGGCCATGGCGGCCGCCACGTGCGGGAGGAACACGCAGCCAGTCTGCGCATAGGTCACCGGGGTCGCCGGCGGCGCGTACGTGCCGGGCACGGTGCTAGTGACGTAGACCAACACGTTCTTCAAGGTGCCGTTGCCATTGACGACGATTTCTTCGCCCATCGGCATCTGGTCTCCATGCGCGATCGCGCACTGCTTTTCCGCGCCGAAGTTCAGCGGCTTACGGGTCGGCGGCGTCCCCGCAAACGCCACGTTGCCGCTGACCGTGGCCCCGTCAGCCGCCCAGACCATCGGTCCTCGAGCCCCTGCCAGCAGCGCGGTGATGAGCATGATCATCCACCATCGTCCCTGCGTGCGTGTCATCGCTTCTCCTCCTTGTGTGCGTTGAGCAGCTCCTGAAAGGTCCGGACGCGTCCATGGGTGGCCGAGGCGAGTTGTTGCGCCTCCTCGAGGGTCGAGAGCGCGACGATCCCTCCAC from Candidatus Omnitrophota bacterium harbors:
- a CDS encoding ATP-binding protein, translating into MYKRDITKIISHRLGEPRRFVQVITGPRQVGKTTAIQQVLSELTMPSHYAAADLPAPPATEWIAQQWDRARMQCHAGAPAVLVLDEVQRVSHWSIEVKRLWDEDARLKRQLHVVILGSSSLLVQRGLEESLAGRFEVIRCPQWSWTECRDAFGWSLDQYVYFGGYPGAAALIADELRWRQYVQDSLIETAISKDILLLNRVDKPALLRQLFVLACEYGGQVLSYQKILGQLADAGHTETLASYQRLLESAFLLRGLPKWSGSAVRRRGSSPKWLPLSTGLMTALSNQSFAEWRADPQRWGRLVEVTVGAHLVNRGASEGVEVFYWREGNEEVDFVARKGAGVTAIEVKSGSRRMAHPGLTAFIKRYPVAKTITVGGSALSVQQFLEAPLAQGTLLGSGGEK
- a CDS encoding hydrogenase maturation protease, which translates into the protein MNAKHTVIIGIGNAYAGDDAAGLLAARRLQPLVGKAAIIQEAGGEGISLMAQWPKTARVILIDAVRSGSAAGTVHRFTAHDQPLPVQVFGSSSTHAIGVAEAVELARAMGRLPAELIVYGIEGERFDAGTTISPSVTQAIDRVVTSIAREVL
- a CDS encoding Ni/Fe hydrogenase subunit alpha, with amino-acid sequence MHKTISVGALARVEGEGALLIKIKDRAVTDVQLKIYEPPRFFEAFLRGRDFTEAPDITARICGICPIAYQMSATHAMEDACGVTVDGQLRALRRLIYCGEWIESHALHIFFLHAPDFLGCEDAIQMAKAHPQIVERALRLKKAGNAIMSLIGGREIHPINVRVGGFYRVPTQAELGPLAEELKWARDAARETVAWVAKLSFPEFSQPYEYVALRHPDEYPFNEGRLVSNKGLDIAVSDFEQHVVEEQVPHSNALHAKLQARGSYHVGPMARYSLNFDKLSPIAQEAARSAGLGLTCNNPFQSIIVRAVEVLYACDEALRIIDAYEPPPKPFVPVEPRAATGFGCSEAPRGILYHRYQLDAEGHIVEAKIVPPTSQNQRMIEEDLRTFIPPRIDLPDDQLQWQCEQAIRNYDPCISCATHFLKLTVER
- a CDS encoding oxidoreductase, whose protein sequence is MRARTPKRPKLAVWKFASCDGCQLSLLDCEDELLAIAGKVEIANFLEASRAVVKGPYDLSLVEGSITTPHDAQRITQVRKASKFLVTIGACATAGGIQALRNFGHVREFLSVVYAKPEYIETLATSTAIAEHVKVDFELRGCPINKQQLVEVLSAFLKGRKPNVSSASVCIECKRRGTVCVMVAQGIPCLGPVTHAGCGAICPAYHRGCYGCFGPKEAANTASLSRQLTVLGVSEEQRQRLYRTFNANAEPFRTESAHA
- a CDS encoding FAD/NAD(P)-binding protein; its protein translation is MSTQVAPNPTIATREDPMVPRVFKVQSVRRETADTSTLALQPVPPARHVSGRAARVGPGPSDGAASCAFSPGQFNMVYVFGVGEIPISISGSPRQPQHFIHTTRVVGAVTKALCGLKRGAAVGVRGPFGSAWPLREAEGHDVVIVAGGIGLAPLRPAVLELMAHRDRYGRIALLYGTRSPEDMLFRKELERWRGRFDLEVHVTVDRATAEWRGHVGVVTALFHRATFDPSNTMAMMCGPEVMMRFSARELIKRGATVDRIFASMERNMKCAIGTCGHCQFGPMFICKNGPVLPYSALHSWIEWREI
- a CDS encoding cyclic nucleotide-binding domain-containing protein: MQEQPLDAFLAAHPFFKELDQAYLHLLAGCASNVVFQPGQYLFREGDQANRFFAIRQGKVALEIAVPGRVAITIETLDDGDVLGWSWIVPPHTKQFDARAVELTRALAFDATCLRGKCEHDPKLGFELMKRFTQLLGQRLQATRLQLLDVYTSSA
- a CDS encoding 4Fe-4S dicluster domain-containing protein; translated protein: MPSQPATAALSRTDLPRLFDALTRRGYQIIGPTVRESAIVYDRLSSVDELPIGWTEEQEAGTYRLKRRHDQAVFGFVVGPQSWKKFLLPPVHRLWSAVSEPDGFRVIPEPPEAPRQALLGVRACEIAAIAVQDRVFLQGPAVDPVYAARREQLFIIAVNCTQAGGTCFCVSMKTGPKATTGFDLALTEILTTDQHYFVLEVGSPRGEELVRELALPAASAEDLAQAQRGSEQAAKQMGRQMDTTGMKELFYKNYEHPRWDDVASRCLACANCTMVCPTCFCTTVEDVSDLSGKQAERVRKWDSCFTADFSYLHGGSVRSSIRSRYRQWLTHKLATWIDQFGTSGCVGCGRCITWCPVGIDLTEEVKALRANSQEDTGHAGTTA
- a CDS encoding carboxypeptidase regulatory-like domain-containing protein, whose protein sequence is MTRTQGRWWMIMLITALLAGARGPMVWAADGATVSGNVAFAGTPPTRKPLNFGAEKQCAIAHGDQMPMGEEIVVNGNGTLKNVLVYVTSTVPGTYAPPATPVTYAQTGCVFLPHVAAAMAGQPIEVINNDDVLHNVRAQSKLGQRFNIAQPTKGMKTTKVMQQQEIGIPLKCDVHYWMVAYLHVLAHPFFAVTGDDGAFTIKDLPPGTYTLEAWHEKLGTRQAPITVQAGQSSTADFTFGS